The genomic DNA ATAATACCTTTAATCACTACAATTTATTTTCTGATTTCAAAAAGAACCAATAAAATTTTAACTGCTGTTCCTGAGGAATGGCTTATTTATATTCAGTCATTCAGAATTATTGTAGAGATTTTATTGTGGATGCTTTTGCTGAACAATCTTTTACCTGTGCAGATGTCATTTGAAGGAAGGAACTTTGATATTATTGCGGGACTTACAGCTCCCGTTATTGCATACTTCTGTTATACAAAGAAAAAATGGAGCAGCACTGTTGCATTGGTATGGAATTTTATAGGATTGGCTTTGCTGCTTAACATAGTTATCATTGCGATACTTTCAATGCCGACTAAGTTAAGAGTATTTATGAACGAACCTTCGAATACAATTGTAGCGAATTTCCCGATTATATTTCTGCCCGCTATATTAGTCCCCGTTGCTTACGCTATTCATCTGTTTTCGATAAAGCAGATTTTATTGAAGAGAAAGGGCGTTGTGAGTTAATGGTAGCAAATTTATTATTAATTATTCATTACTAATTATTAATTGGCTTTAGCCGCGATATTCCACCCAGTTCTTATCCGTTTCGTAAAGTCTTATTGAGTAAAGTTTTGCTAAAGGTGAGACTGATTCAATAATCGGTTTCAATATTTCCCAGAATTTTTCAACCATGTGTTCTGTTGTGGGAATAATTCCTTTGAACATTTCCACATCATTTAAAAACTTATGGTCAACTTTATCTACTATTTCAACAAGCAGAATTTGTTTGAGGAGCTTTAAATCCATAAGGTAGCCGCTATCTTTATCCGGCTCACCGCAGAGAGTTACCTCTATATAATAGTTGTGTCCGTGAAAATTGTTGCATTTACCGAATATGTCTAAGTTCTTTTCAGCTGTAAAATTTGGATTTTCCAGCTTGTGAGATGATGAAAAATGTTCTTTTCTTGTAATATATACCATTTGTGCCGTAATTTGTTATTATTTAACAATATTGTGATATATAAAGAGAATTAAAATTCACTTTATTTGGTTTATATTTGTAACCACATGAAACCCTGACCGTTGTTTAACCGTCTCAAACTTAAAAGTAATCAATGTCGTTTTACATATAACTGTTAATTGAAACTATTTATATTTCTGTACGTTAATTTTCATAACCTAAATCCCATCTTTAAGTAAATGCAAATACACAGAAGATCTATTCACATTCTCGCATGCGTTCTAATACTATGCTCGGGAAAGATTTTTGCGCAGGATTCCATCAGTCTGAAGCAGGCAATAAATATTGCCTTCACTAATAACAGTCAGGTGACAACTTTGCAAAATTCTTATCAGAGCCAGCAGTATAATATAGATAATGCGAAAGGTTCATTATTCCCAACTTTGTCTTTGTCTGGCGGCTATAGCAGAAACATCTCCTCTACAAAAGGGGGAGTTATTATTGACCAAAACGGAATTCCAAGAACTGTTGATGCCTCTACAAACGGCAATAATACTTTTTCATTGGGACTGAATTCAGGTGTAACATTGTACAACGGCATGGCAAATTTCAGAAACGTAGATTTGCAGCAAGCGAACCTGGCATCTATTGTGTTAAATCTTGAGACGACGAAGAAGAATATCATGCTGACGGTAACATCAACATATATTGATATTCTTAAGAAGATGAGAATTGTTGTAGCGAACCAGGATAACTTACAGGTTTCACTCGACCAGCTTAACAGTGTAAAAGCTTATATGGAAGTCGGTAAAAAAACTCTGAGCGATGTTTATAAGCAGGATGTATTGGTAAGTCAGAATGAATTTAAACTTGAAGTATCTAAGAATGATGTAAACAAAGCAAAGGTTGATCTGCTTTTTGCGATGAATGATAATATTAACCGTGATTATAATGTAAGGCAGAATGATATTAATACAAATCTTTCTGTAGCAGACTTAAGAACTATTGTAGATAGAACTTCCAATATAACGGAGCTGGTAAACAGGGCAAAGACAAACAGATTTGAATACAAATTTGCAATGCAGCAAATAGAAATAAATGAGATAACTCTTGATATTGCAAAAAGGAATTTATACTTCCCGACAATTTCAGGTTCAGCTAATTATAACTGGAGCGGAGATGCAATAAGTAACATGGATGCAAACAAAGTTTTAACTCTTGGTATAAATTTAAGCTATCCTATATTCCAGGGATATACTACTAAAGTAAGAGAACAGATTGCAGAAGTTAACGTAAAACAAAAGAGAGAAGACTTAAGACAGCTTGAGCAGCAGATAACAAATGATGTTAAGAAAGCACATTACGATTTAGAGACTGCATATAAACAATATGAAATTCTTGAAAGAAGCTTAGTTTCTGCCCAGCAGGATGTGCTTTTATCACAGGAAAGTTATAAAGTCGGATTGAACACATTACTTGATGTTCAGACAGCTCAGAATAATCTTAACAGTATTTTAGTCAGCAGAATAACCGCCTTATACGATTTCATAACTGCGAAAGCAAGATTAGATTATTACACAGGCGAATTAAATTATTAAATAAAAATTAATTAATACACGGACTATGTCAGAAGCAAATCCACAAGTAAAGCCGGTACCGGTAGTTAAAAAAAGAAAAAGCAAGAAAAAGAAGTTTATTGTTTTCGGCGCAATATTCTTAGTTCTTGTAATTGTGATTGCAATAATTGCATCAAGCAAGAAAGAAAAAATCACTGAGGTACAGACTGAAAAAGCAAAGAAGCATAATATCACTCAGGTGGTAACGGCTACAGGAAAAATTCAGGCAGAAACAAAAGTTATCATCAGTTCTGAAGTCAGCGGTGAAATTGTATCGCTGCCATTCAAAGAAGGTGAAGAAGTTAAGAAAGGTGATTTAGTCGTTAAGATTAAGCAGGATGCTTATACACCTCAGCTTCAGGAGCAGAGTGCTCAGGTTAACGTTGCCGAAAGCAATCTTAAGATAAACAAAGTTACTGTTCAGAAAAACAAGCTTGAGTATGACAGAATACAGGAGCTGCAGAAAAAAGGTCTGGCATCTACAGCAGATCTTGATAATGCAAGATTAACTTATGAACAATCATTAGCACAGTTGAACAGCAACAGAGCAAGCATTAACTTATCAAAAACGGGACTTGCTAAAATAAAATATGATTTATCTAAGACAACATTATTCGCTCCAATGAGCGGAACAGTAACACAGTTAAATAATGAAGTCGGTGAAAAAGTACTTGGTACTAGCTTCAATCAGGGTACAGGAATTATGACAATTTCCGATTTATCTTCCATGGAATGCCAGATAGACGTAAGTGAAACAGACGTTACTTTAATTAACGTAGGTGATACTGCAAGAATTCAGGTTGATGCGTTTCCAAACAGAGTATTTTCAGGATATGTTTATGAAATTGCAAATACAGCAACCAGCAAAGGCTTAGGAACTCAGGAAGAAGTTGTAAACTTCCTTGTAAAAGTAAGAATAATAGATAAAGATAATGAGTTAAGACCGGGAATGAGCTGTACTGTTGACGTGGAAGTTGAAAAGAAAAATAACGTTATAGCAGTGCCGATTCAAAGCGTTACAGTCAGAGAAGATATGAATATGAATAACAGTCAGCTGGATGAGGATAATTCCAATCTGCAAAGAAAAGAAAATAAAAAAGATAAGAAGAACAAACCGCAGGAAATAGTATTTGTAGTTGAAAACGGAGTTGCAAAAAAGAAAAATGTTAAGACAGGTATCAGCGATGATACATATATAGAAATAACTGAAGGACTCAATGCTGATATGGAAGTCGTGAAAGGCAGTTACAAAGCAATCACAAAAGATTTAGAGGACAATGCTAAAGTTAAAGTTGATAACGAAGTGAAAATGAAAAAGAAAGAAGGCGAATAATTATTTCTAAACTGCCAATCAAAAAATGGAAACTGTAATAGAATTAAAAAATATTTTTAAAACATATATCATGGGCTCGGAAGATCTTACCGTGCTCAAAGGTGTGGATGTTACGATTCACAGGAATGAATATGTTGCTATCATGGGACCGTCAGGTTCGGGAAAGTCAACACTTATGAACATAATCGGCTGCTTGGATACTCCTACATCAGGTGAGTATATTCTCAGCGGAAACAATGTAAGTGAAATGGATGACCAGGAATTAGCAGAAGTCCGCAATAAAGAAATCGGGTTTGTGTTTCAGACCTTCAATCTTCTGGCAAGAATAGATGCATTAAGAAATGTAGAGCTTCCGTTGGTTTACTCAGGTATGGGTAAAGATGAAAGAATAGAAAAAGCTGAGAATGCTTTAATCAATGTTGGACTTGAAGACAGAATGACTCACAAACCGAATGAACTTTCCGGCGGACAAAGACAAAGAGTTGCTATTGCAAGAGCACTGGTAAATAATCCTGCAATTATACTTGCCGACGAACCGACCGGTAACCTTGATACACGCACAGGTGAGGAAATCATGGCTTTGTTCGAGACACTTCATGCAAACGGGAATACAATAATACTTGTAACACACGAAGAAGATATTGCAAAACATGCATACAGAATTATAAAAATAAGAGACGGTGAAATAGAATCTGATATGTTAAATCCTGATAAAGTTAAAAAGAAAGAAAAACCGGTTGAACAATCTTAATAAACGAAATTGAACCTACTTCTTGAAATAAAAGAAAGTTTTGTAATTGCCATTCAGGCAATAACTGCGAATAAACTTCGTTCAGTTCTTGCTGCCCTCGGAATAATTATTGGCATTACTGCAGTAACAATTATGCAGACGGCCATAGAGGGAATTAACCGTGCATTCAATAAAAGTATTGAAGCTGTTGGAGCAGATGTGTTGTATGTACAGAAGTTTGAGTGGTTCGGCAAAGAAGACTGGAATGTTTACAAGAACAGGAAAGATATCAAGATGGCTAATTTTGATTTTATTGAAAAAAATGTTCAGACTGCAGCTTCTTTATGCCCCAGCGCCGGTTCAATGAAAACTTTGAAGTATGGCGATTTATCATTGGAAAATGTTTTCGTAATAGGAACGACTGCAGAATATCAGGCAACACTCGGCGTAAACATGTCTGAAGGCAGATTCATGACTGAAAGGGAATCTGAAGGCGGATACCCTGTTGTTATGATAGGAGCTGATGTTAAGAAAGCATTCTTTGAGAATACTAATCCGATTGGTAAAGCAATTAAAATCGGTAATTATAATTTCAGGGTAATTGGAGTTGTTGAAAAGCAGGGAAGTCTGCTTGGAATGAGTTTTGACAACAGAGTTATAATTCCTATAGAATTGTTTTTCAAATTATACGGTACTAAGAGAAGTTTATCCATCAATGTAAAAGCTGCAGATATAAAAAACATGGATGAGACGAAGGAAGAAGTTGCAGCATTGATGAGAAAGACGAGGAAAATCCCTTTTGGAGGCAGAGATGACTTTGGTATTAACCAGCAGGAAGCTTTTAAGACTACCTATGAATCCTTAACAGGACTTATTAAAATAATCGGAACGATGATAACGATGCTTGCATTGATTGTAGGCTCGATAGGTATTGCGAATATTATGTTTGTGACTGTAAAAGAACGGACTAAAGAGATAGGCATACGTAAAGCCATCGGCGCAAAG from Bacteroidota bacterium includes the following:
- a CDS encoding 6-carboxytetrahydropterin synthase, with product MVYITRKEHFSSSHKLENPNFTAEKNLDIFGKCNNFHGHNYYIEVTLCGEPDKDSGYLMDLKLLKQILLVEIVDKVDHKFLNDVEMFKGIIPTTEHMVEKFWEILKPIIESVSPLAKLYSIRLYETDKNWVEYRG
- a CDS encoding efflux RND transporter periplasmic adaptor subunit, giving the protein MSEANPQVKPVPVVKKRKSKKKKFIVFGAIFLVLVIVIAIIASSKKEKITEVQTEKAKKHNITQVVTATGKIQAETKVIISSEVSGEIVSLPFKEGEEVKKGDLVVKIKQDAYTPQLQEQSAQVNVAESNLKINKVTVQKNKLEYDRIQELQKKGLASTADLDNARLTYEQSLAQLNSNRASINLSKTGLAKIKYDLSKTTLFAPMSGTVTQLNNEVGEKVLGTSFNQGTGIMTISDLSSMECQIDVSETDVTLINVGDTARIQVDAFPNRVFSGYVYEIANTATSKGLGTQEEVVNFLVKVRIIDKDNELRPGMSCTVDVEVEKKNNVIAVPIQSVTVREDMNMNNSQLDEDNSNLQRKENKKDKKNKPQEIVFVVENGVAKKKNVKTGISDDTYIEITEGLNADMEVVKGSYKAITKDLEDNAKVKVDNEVKMKKKEGE
- a CDS encoding TolC family protein, whose protein sequence is MQIHRRSIHILACVLILCSGKIFAQDSISLKQAINIAFTNNSQVTTLQNSYQSQQYNIDNAKGSLFPTLSLSGGYSRNISSTKGGVIIDQNGIPRTVDASTNGNNTFSLGLNSGVTLYNGMANFRNVDLQQANLASIVLNLETTKKNIMLTVTSTYIDILKKMRIVVANQDNLQVSLDQLNSVKAYMEVGKKTLSDVYKQDVLVSQNEFKLEVSKNDVNKAKVDLLFAMNDNINRDYNVRQNDINTNLSVADLRTIVDRTSNITELVNRAKTNRFEYKFAMQQIEINEITLDIAKRNLYFPTISGSANYNWSGDAISNMDANKVLTLGINLSYPIFQGYTTKVREQIAEVNVKQKREDLRQLEQQITNDVKKAHYDLETAYKQYEILERSLVSAQQDVLLSQESYKVGLNTLLDVQTAQNNLNSILVSRITALYDFITAKARLDYYTGELNY
- a CDS encoding ABC transporter permease; translated protein: MNLLLEIKESFVIAIQAITANKLRSVLAALGIIIGITAVTIMQTAIEGINRAFNKSIEAVGADVLYVQKFEWFGKEDWNVYKNRKDIKMANFDFIEKNVQTAASLCPSAGSMKTLKYGDLSLENVFVIGTTAEYQATLGVNMSEGRFMTERESEGGYPVVMIGADVKKAFFENTNPIGKAIKIGNYNFRVIGVVEKQGSLLGMSFDNRVIIPIELFFKLYGTKRSLSINVKAADIKNMDETKEEVAALMRKTRKIPFGGRDDFGINQQEAFKTTYESLTGLIKIIGTMITMLALIVGSIGIANIMFVTVKERTKEIGIRKAIGAKRRSIMMQFLIESVTICLLGGIIGLLISLPISFAIDAFILPTAIPVWIVVLAIFISVFFGVLSGFFPAWTAAKMDPVDALRYE
- a CDS encoding ABC transporter ATP-binding protein, which produces METVIELKNIFKTYIMGSEDLTVLKGVDVTIHRNEYVAIMGPSGSGKSTLMNIIGCLDTPTSGEYILSGNNVSEMDDQELAEVRNKEIGFVFQTFNLLARIDALRNVELPLVYSGMGKDERIEKAENALINVGLEDRMTHKPNELSGGQRQRVAIARALVNNPAIILADEPTGNLDTRTGEEIMALFETLHANGNTIILVTHEEDIAKHAYRIIKIRDGEIESDMLNPDKVKKKEKPVEQS